A single region of the Kwoniella botswanensis chromosome 1, complete sequence genome encodes:
- a CDS encoding 4-aminobutyrate transaminase: MSRIFTSSLRTLPRVTIKPISTTSAKAFISSSSSTNSALAQEQQHSQSDDMPIAVKTAAQWAEFGRDHVCHGLGRLRDHVIVKGEGLDLYTADGKKLLDFTAGIGVTNLGHCHPHVSRAAAEQVNSLVHLQCSISFHAPYLQLIDRLLPAMPHPSLDQFFFWNSGSEAIEAAIKVARQATGRQNMIVFSGAYHGRTMGSGALTRSKPIYTQGTGPLMPGVFSSAFPYWHQLGVNPSTSEEELVRLAQHQLDLILRQQVNPKDVAAIFIEPVQGEGGYVPVPPAFLRHLREVCDKHGILLVIDEVQSGFFRTGSYFAIEQIVPELRPDILVFAKGVANGFPISGIASNKEIMGKLDVGSMGGTYSGNAVACAAGVAAQEVYQSGEIAQNVEVRSKQLFNVLNGLAQGEKTKHLISDVRGMGLMTAVEFRNNSDKCTLEGLPEGSSVPKNIGKRVQEYCLNKDLLVLTTSAFDTIRFIPALTVNEEEMDRAMKIFTEAVELVAREG, encoded by the exons ATGTCTCGGATCTTTACTTCGTCATTACGCACTCTTCCCAGAGTTACCATCAAACCTATATCAACCACTAGTGCCAAAgcattcatctcttcttcttcatcaacaaacTCTGCTCTTGctcaagaacaacaacaCTCACAATCAGACGATATGCCAATTGCCGTCAAGACCGCCGCTCAATGGGCCGAATTCGGACGTGATCACGTATGTCACGGTTTAGGTAGACTGAGAGACCATGTGATTGTCAAAGGTGAAGGATTGGATTTGTACACTGCAGATGGAAAGAAATTATTGGATTTCACTGCTGGTATCGGAGTGACCAATCTTGGACA CTGTCACCCTCACGTATCTCGAGCCGCCGCTGAGCAAGTCAACTCCCTCGTCCACTTACAATGCTCCATCTCATTCCACGCCCCATACCTCCAACTCATCGACCGACTTCTCCCCGCTATGCCTCATCCATCGCTTGACCAATTCTTTTTCTGGAACTCTGGTTCAGAAGCCATCGAGGCAGCCATCAAGGTAGCCAGACAAGCTACAGGCAGACAAAACATGATTGTCTTTTCGGGTGCTTACCACGGCCGAACGATGGGTTCAGGTGCTTTGACTAGATCTAAACCTATTTACACACAAGGTACAGGtcctttgatg CCCGGTGTATTCTCATCTGCTTTCCCATACTGGCACCAACTCGGTGTGAACCCTTCTACCTCAGAGGAAGAACTTGTACGATTGGCTCAACACCAACTTGACTTGATCCTTAGACAACAAGTCAACCCCAAGGATGTGGCTGCTATTTTCATCGAACCTGTCCAAggtgaagg TGGTTACGTCCCTGTCCCACCAGCTTTCCTTCGACACCTCCGAGAAGTATGTGACAAGCACGGTATCCTCCTCGTTATCGACGAAGTTCAATCAGGATTCTTCCGAACCGGTTCATACTTCGCTATCGAACAGATCGTCCCCGAACTCCGACCTGATATCCTCGTATTCGCTAAAGGAGTAGCCAACGGTTTCCCCATCTCGGGTATCGCCTCCAACAAGGAAATCATGGGTAAACTCGACGTTGGTTCCATGGGAGGTACCTACTCTGGTAATGCCGTAGCGTGCGCAGCGGGTGTAGCAGCTCAAGAAGTCTACCAATCAGGTGAAATTGCTCAAAACGTCGAAGTTCGATCCAAACAATTATTCAACGTTCTCAATGGACTTGCTCAGGGGGAGAAAACCAAACATCTCATTTCGGATGTTAGAGGTATGGGATTGATGACTGCTGTAGAATTCAGAAACAACTCCGATAAATGTACTTTGGAAGGATTACCTGAAGGCTCAAGTGTACCTAAGAATATTGGTAAACGAGTTCAAGAGTATTGTCTCAACAAGGATCTGTTGGTTTTGACTACCTCCGCATTCGACACTATCAGATTCATCCCTGCTTTGACTGTaaatgaggaagagatggatagagCCATGAAGATCTTCACTGAAGCTGTCGAATTAGTCGCTAGAGAGGGTTAG
- a CDS encoding phosphate:H+ symporter, translating to MSRQFEVEKARAEAVVTAGERRRAALAEIDEAKFSWFHAKACIVAGVGFFTDAYDIFSISIAATMIGYVYHNGGSNTTNQDLGIKVAHSIGTFFGQLLFGWLADHVGRKRMYGIELMIIIVGTLGQAVAGHAAGISIYGVMIMWRFIMGMGIGGDYPLSAVITSEFAARRIRGRMMTAVFASQGWGNLASAIVSVICIAAFKTQIHSQPLTNMKAVDQVWRLIIGIGCVPACVALYFRLTIPETPRYTMDIERNIKQASQDVDTYLTSGTYVNDPIHNNERAELPKASWADFFRHFGQWQNGKVLLGTAWSWFALDIAFYGLGLNSTNILTTIGFGSSTALPTKQENIYQTLYNAAVGNIILAVGGLIPGYYFSFLFIDSWGRKPIQFMGFSILTALFVVMGFGYDKILSTGSGKKAFVFLYCMANLFQNFGPNTTTFVIPGEAFPTRYRSTAHGISAASGKLGAIVAQVGFSRMINIGGKNKFLKHILEIFALFMLTGVFSTMLLPETKGRTLEDLSQESQDHFVHDTNVSPSTSPLHKGQGSDSNYAEEDPRLAAQV from the exons ATGTCGAGACAATTTGAAGTTGAAAAAGCACGAGCTGAAGCTGTCGTAACAGCTGGGGAGAGACGAAGAGCAGCTCTCGCCGAAATCGACGAAGCCAAATTCTCATGGTTCCACGCCAAGGCATGTATCGTTGCTG GTGTCGGTTTCTTCACCGATGCATACGACattttctccatctccatcgcTGCCACCATGATTGGATATGTTTACCACAATGGTGGATCCAACACCACGAACCAAGATCTGGGTATCAAAGTGGCTCATTCGATCGGAACATTCTTTGGTCAATTGTTATTCGGTTGGTTGGCTGATCACgttggaagaaagaggatgtacGGTATTGAATTG atgatcatcattgtcGGAACTCTCGGTCAAGCCGTCGCTGGACACGCTGCTGGCATCAGCATTTACGGTGTAATGATCATGTGGCGATTCATcatgggtatgggtatcgGTGGTGACTACCCCCTCTCTGCTGTCATCACCTCCGAATTCGCTGCCAGACGAATCAGAGGTCGAATGATGACCGCTGTCTTCGCTTCTCAAGGTTGGGGTAACT TGGCATCCGCCATCGTCTCTGTCATCTGTATCGCCGCTTTCAAGACCCAGATCCACTCTCAGCCACTTACCAACATGAAGGCAGTGGATCAAGTATGGCGTTTAATCATCGGTATCGGTTGTGTTCCAGCCTGTGTTGCTCTTTACTTCCGATTGACTATCCCCGAAACTCCTCGTTACACGATGGACATCGAAAGAAATATCAAACAAGCTTCTCAGGATGTCGATACCTACCTTACATCCGGTACATACGTTAACGATCCAATCCATAACAACGAGCGAGCCGAACTTCCTAAGGCATCTTGGGCCGACTTTTTCAGACATTTCGGTCAATGGCAAAATGGAAAAGTCCTCCTGGGTACTGCATGGTCATGGTTCGCTCTTGATATTGCCTTCTACGGTCTAGGTCTCAATTCAACTAATATCTTGACTACAATCGGATTCGGATCCTCTACAGCTTTACCAACAAAACAGGAAAACATCTATCAAACCCTATACAATGCCGCCGTGGGAAATATCATCTTGGCTGTTGGAGGTTTGATTCCAGGATATTACTTCTCGTTCCTGTTTATTGATTCATGGGGTAGAAAACCAATTCAATTTATGGGCTTCTCCATTCTTACTGCTCTCTTCGTGGTCATGGGTTTCGGATACGACAAGATCCTCTCTACGGGATCAGGTAAAAAAGCTTTCGTCTTCCTATACTGTATGGCGAACTTATTCCAAAACTTCGGTCCGAACACTACGACATTCGTCATTCCAGGTGAAGCTTTCCCTACGAGATATAGGTCTACCGCACATGGTATTTCAGCTGCATCAGGTAAATTAGGTGCCATCGTCGCTCAAGTTGGTTTTTCAAGAATGATCAATATAGGTGGTAAAAACAAGTTCCTCAAGCATATCTTGGAAATATTCGCCTTGTTCATGTTAACAGGTGTGTTCTCAACTATGCTCTTACCTGAAACCAAAGGTCGAACATTAGAGGATTTATCCCAAGAATCTCAAGATCACTTCGTACATGACACGAATGTCTCCCCGTCGACATCACCTTTGCATAAAGGTCAAGGGAGCGATTCGAATTATGCGGAAGAAGATCCTCGATTAGCTGCTCAAGTATAA
- a CDS encoding amidophosphoribosyltransferase, with amino-acid sequence MQFKRNKLMCGILGLLLHDPLATQTSLAGTEIAEGLSLLQHRGQDAAGIVTCGSGGRFYQVKANGMVRDVFDAPAVAGLKGWMGVGHVRYPTAGSSAHAEAQPFYVNSPYGIVFAHNGNIVNTPSLRQFLDVDAHRHINTDSDSELLLNILANNLQKTGKFRINEEDIFTAVGDLTRTCIGAYACVAMIAGFGLIVFRDPNGIRPAGIATRKGARGGTDYLVASESVVAQGLGFTEWEDVKAGEAIIITRSNISRRQVATPQAFAPDIFEHVYFARPDSTIDGISVYRSRMKMGDLLAETVKKELVKAKLEIDVVIPVPDTSRTAALNCAQALNIPYREGFVKNRYVGRTFIMPGQTQRRKNVRRKLNAMPEEFAGKTVMLVDDSIVRGTTSKEIVQMAKDVGAKRVIFASCAPPIRYSNVYGIDMPSPHELIAHGRTTEEIAEHIGADLVIYQTLEDLVESCRQFNPAIKQFDCSVFTGEYVTGGVDERYLEHIQRLRNDNAKAKKNHQAIEAVEANEGGCNGPMNGSDALLGRSDSIMGLSNHSPKIGATNMPTPNDTIGLHNSWYGQ; translated from the exons ATGCAGTTTAAACGGAATAAGCTCA TGTGTGGTATCCTCGGTTTACTCCTTCATGATCCTTTGGCTACTCAGACCAGTCTTGCTGGTACCGAGAT TGCTGAGGGTCTCTCTCTTTTACAACACCG AGGTCAAGATGCAGCTGGTATCGTTACCTGCGGGTCAGGTGGAAGATTCTATCAAGTCAAAGCCAACGGTATGGTCAGAGATGTCTTTGATGCTCCTGCCGTAGCTGGTCTCAAAGGTTGGATGGGTGTCGGTCATG TCCGATACCCCACCGCGGGAAGTTCAGCTCATGCCGAAGCTCAACCTTTCTACGTGAACTCACCTTATGGTATCGTCTTTGCCCAT AACGGTAACATCGTCAACACCCCTTCTCTCCGACAATTCCTCGACGTAGACGCCCATAGACATATCAATACCGACTCAGATTCCGAGTTGTTGTTGAACATCTTAGCCAACAACTTGCAAAAGACCGGTAAATTCCGTatcaacgaagaagatatttTCACCGCCGTCGGTGATCTTACTCGAACTTGTATCGGTGCATACGCCTGTGTAGCCATGATCGCGGGTTTCGGTCTGATCGTCTTCAGGGACCCTAACGGTATCAGACCTGCTGGGATTGCTACGAGAAAGGGAGCAAGGGGAGGAACAGATTATTTGGTGGCTTCTGAGAGTGTAGTAGCGCAGGGTTTGGGTTTCACAGAATGGGAGGATGTCAAAGCGG GTGAAGCAATCATTATCACTCGAAGTAATATTTCCCGACGACAAGTTGCCACCCCTCAAGCCTTCGCACCTGATATCTTTGAACACGTATACTTCGCCAGACCAGATTCAACCATCGACGGTATCTCAGTGTACAGATccaggatgaagatgggcGATCTCTTAGCGGAAACGGTCAAGAAGGAGTTGGTCAAAGCGAAATTGGAGATAGACGTGGTCATTCCCGTTCCTGATACTTCCCGAACAGCAGCTCTCAACTGTGCTCAAGCACTGAATATTCCTTACAGAGAGGGTTTCGTGAAGAACAGATATGTGGGAAGAACTTTCATCATGCCTGGACAGACCCAACG ACGCAAGAATGTACGAAGGAAGTTGAATGCCATGCCTGAGGAATTCGCGGGAAAGACTGTCATGCTTGTGGATG ACTCCATTGTCAGAGGTACCACTTCCAAGGAGATTGTACAGATGGCCAAGGATGTCGGTGCCAAGCGGGTGATCTTTGCTTCTTGTGCTCCACCCattag ATACTCAAACGTGTACGGTATCGACATGCCCTCGCCTCACGAGCTGATAGCTCACGGCCGAACCACCGAGGAAATTGCAGAGCACATCGGAGCCGATCTGGTGATCTACCAAACACTGGAAGATCTCGTGGAATCATGTAGACAATTCAACCCAGCTATCAAACAATTCGACTGTTCGGTCTTCACCGGCGAATACGTTACTGGAGGAGTTGACGAGAGGTATCTGGAACATATCCAGAGATTGAGGAATGATAATgccaaagcgaagaagaatcacCAAGCTATCGAAGCTGTTGAAGCTAACGAGGGGGGATGCAACGGACCTATGA ACGGCTCAGATGCCTTGTTGGGACGTTCAGATTCCATCATGGGATTATCCAATCATTCTCCCAAGATAGGTGCTACCAATATGCCCACACCGAACGATACGATAGGTTTGCATAATTCATGGTATGGTCAGTAG